One window from the genome of Diorhabda sublineata isolate icDioSubl1.1 chromosome 10, icDioSubl1.1, whole genome shotgun sequence encodes:
- the LOC130449717 gene encoding transcription factor Adf-1-like: MTESDLTSVWDVDIGLLIKMVKNFPYLYNQNYEEFKNVELRERTWAKISTNLKISISDCQRLWKNLRDKYSRERRSLNGQGSSAWEFYESMKFLDGFVRRRRRAKKSQNRNLINNSSTKNEIKKEDNNSATEIQVWDEETVDSSISPENLQFLEDENYDNGEAEITLDLIDNLPVKEVNEQENSVNIVRYRTSEEAFGAYVASRLLDFPLDDRQAKKVKIFKVLEDLDHIL; this comes from the exons atgactGAATCTGATTTGACTTCTGTGTGGG ATGTTGATATTGGACTATTAATTAAGatggttaaaaattttcctTATCTTTATAACCAAAATTATGAGGAATTTAAAAATGTAGAATTGAGAGAACGAACATGGGcgaaaatttcaacaaaccTCAAAATTTCTA TCAGTGATTGTCAAagactttggaaaaatttaagaGACAAATATAGTCGAGAGAGAAGGTCACTCAATGGACAAGGAAGTTCCGCATGGGAATTTTATGAATCAATGAAATTTCTCGATGGTTTCGTACGTCGTAGAAGAAGGGCGAAGAAATCTCAAAATAG aaatttgattAACAATTCAAGTACCAAGAATGAGATTAAAAAGGAAGATAATAATTCAGCTACCGAGATTCAAGTATGGGACGAAGAGACTGTCGATTCGAGCATTTCCccagaaaatttacaatttttagagGATGAAAATTATGATAACGGAGAGGCGGAAATTACGTTAGATCTGATTGATAATTTACCAGTGAAAGAG GTTAACGAACAAGAGAATTCGGTTAATATTGTAAGATATCGAACATCCGAAGAGGCTTTTGGTGCTTACGTGGCCTCTAGACTTTTAGATTTTCCTTTAGATGATCGACAAGCGAAGAAAgtcaaaatattcaaagttttgGAAGATCTAGATCATATTTTGTAG
- the LOC130449363 gene encoding cytochrome c oxidase subunit 6A2, mitochondrial-like: MAYVLNQGIRRFMQTSVRRSAQVEGPSAVSGQHEGGYKIWKNITFFLAFPSIVLCAVNCYLSHQSGHHDPPEFVKYDHLRVRTKRFPWGDGNRSLFHNPHTNALPDGYEQH, encoded by the coding sequence ATGGCTTATGTGCTTAACCAAGGTATTCGAAGATTCATGCAGACTTCTGTAAGAAGATCGGCTCAAGTAGAAGGTCCATCAGCAGTTTCAGGTCAACACGAAGGTGgttataaaatttggaaaaatatcacatttttccTAGCTTTTCCGTCGATTGTATTGTGTGCTGTAAATTGTTACTTGTCTCACCAAAGTGGACACCACGATCCTCCAGAATTTGTTAAATACGATCATTTGAGAGTACGTACCAAGAGGTTCCCTTGGGGAGACGGCAACCGTTCATTATTCCACAACCCACATACTAATGCTTTACCAGACGGATACGAACAACATTAG
- the LOC130449362 gene encoding MICOS complex subunit MIC19, translating into MGASSSATRKLTIENDDPTSVIKVSEEVVDRLTGSQVKSENVKQPPPMPPPHGGAGPFPMFWHEPSLNTYQVRQASTAELKKNDEYWQQRLKNLEDKHKKMNEVLDKEYEKALQEVSSKNFAGNVQNLPPCKDREHAVMECYKCNPNESMKCAKVVQAFQECVDLRRNCLLASKYN; encoded by the exons atgGGTGCTTCATCGAGTGCAACTAGAAAATTAACTATAGAAAATGATGATCCTACAAGTGTCATCAAAGTTTCGGAAGAAGTAGTCGATAGACTTACAGGATCCCAAG taaaaagtgaaaatgtaAAGCAACCACCTCCAATGCCACCACCTCACGGAGGTGCTGGTCCGTTTCCCATGTTTTGGCATGAACCGAGCTTAAATACTTATCAAGTTCGACAAGCTAGTACAGcggaattaaaaaagaatgACGAATATTGGCAGCAAAGGCTGAAAAATTTAGaagacaaacataaaaaaatgaatgaagtaTTAGATAAAGAGTATGAGAAAGCT ttacaaGAAGtgtcttcaaaaaattttgcaGGTAACGTACAAAATTTGCCTCCATGTAAAGATAGAGAACATGCCGTTATGGAGTGCTATAAATGTAATCCAAATGAATCAATGAAATGTGCTAAAGTAGTTCAAGCCTTTCAAGAATGTGTTGATTTGAGGAGAAACTGCCTGCTTGCaagtaaatataattaa
- the LOC130449660 gene encoding sodium channel protein Nach-like translates to MFKAEIKQFCLSTALHGYKFIVLPKRTFLERCFWITICLLALLTALTLFSLAYTNVQNYPMITVTDSNNYPIWHYDFPAVTICNHNKISKKKATILAKKLTQKYNIDQEEVTQHIKLLYYLYEYKTHTKIPLANLTNFQYILDSNNIVINKQLSDLAPTCEDFLVKCIWKGESQRCGNVFQRISTSYGYCCSFNLHALRNSTIARKDKYQKNPRRVSGCTHETGLELLVNNKPKDYFASSFPAYGVDVLIHSPYTIPDWNLQNNLIQMKTVNFLGLTPSITYCTKEVLDTSVEKRKCWYSHERNLIYYKRYNFNNCMVECRMNLTIQLCHCVPFFFIPNENNYATARLCNLKDVKCLTLIADMVKSSMPGFVHSGKYHISDMERGNCNCLPDCQTIDYTIESSQGVLSTEFSTNHLNVYTGIKLVNHSVIRIYFNDLVGTKNRTDVRFNWHSLIAYFGGLLGLSMGFSLISAMEIVYFLSTRVLTTIKTKNNSEKKINPHLKNNKNSVIIFY, encoded by the exons ATGTTTAAAGcggaaataaaacaattttgctTAAGCACGGCTTTACATGGATACAAATTCATAGTTCTTCCAAAAAGAACATTTTTAGAAAG atgTTTTTGGATAACTATTTGCTTATTAGCATTATTAACTGCTTTAACGTTATTTTCGTTAGCCTACACTAATGTTCAAAATTACCCTATGATCACAGTTACAGACAGCAATAATTATCCTATTTGGCATTACGACTTTCCTGCTGTTACAATTTgtaatcataataaaatatcgaaaaagaaAGCAACTATATTAGCTAAAAAATT aacacaaaaatataatattgaccAAGAAGAAGTTACCCAACACATCAAACTACTTTATTATCTTTATGAGTATAAGACCCATACGAAAATACCATTAGCCAACTTGACAAACTTTCAGTATATTCTTGATTCGAATAATATTGTGATAAATAAACAACTTTCCGATTTAGCTCCAACTTGTGAGGATTTCTTAGTAAAGTGTATATGGAAAGGGGAATCGCAAAGGTGCGGAAATGTTTTCCAAAGAATTTCTACTTCATATGGATATTGTTGCAGCTTTAACCTTCACGCTTTAAGAAATAGTACTATTGCTAG AAAAGATAAATACCAGAAGAATCCCAGACGGGTGTCAGGCTGCACCCACGAAACTGGATTGGAATTACTGGTTAATAACAAaccaaaagattattttgcATCTAGTTTTCCCGCATATGGAGTAGAt GTTTTGATTCATAGTCCTTATACTATCCCAGattggaatttacaaaataatctgATACAAATGAAAACAGTGAATTTTCTTGGTTTAACTCCGAGTATAACTTATTGTACTAAAGAAGTCCTTGATACTTCcgtagaaaaaagaaaatgctGGTATTCCCACgaaagaaatttgatttattataagAGATACAATTTCAATAACTGTATGGTTGAATGTCGAATGAATTTAACAATACAATTATGTCACTGCGTGCCATTCTTTTTCATACCTAATGAAA ATAACTATGCAACAGCTAGATTATGCAACTTGAAAGATGTTAAATGTTTAACATTAATAGCAG aTATGGTGAAAAGCTCTATGCCCGGATTTGTACATTCGGGTAAATATCACATATCTGACATGGAGAGAGGAAATTGCAATTGTTTACCCGATTGTCAAACAATCGACTACACCATTGAAAGTTCTCAAGGAGTACTTTCCACGGAATTCTCCACGAATCATCTAAATGTATA TACTGGAATTAAATTGGTGAATCATTCGGttataagaatttattttaacgATCTCGTCGGTACCAAAAACCGTACAGATGTACGATTCAATTGGCACTCGTTAATAG CTTATTTTGGTGGACTTCTTGGACTCTCGATGGGATTTAGCCTCATTTCCGCAatggaaattgtttatttcctCTCCACTAGAGTGTTGACAACGATcaagacaaaaaataattctgaaaaaaagattaatcctcaccttaaaaataacaaaaactcagttattattttttattga